The Candidatus Dormiibacterota bacterium genome contains a region encoding:
- a CDS encoding carbohydrate kinase family protein, translating to MDHSHIRVISIGSATQDVFLMGKNLAAKRDVRTHSYVEQFPLGAKLDIEAVHYDTGGGAANAAVTFARQGLTSSYSGKIGRDPAGAEIMRVLKKEGIITSHVKIDHKHGTGYSTILLAPNGERTILSYRGASSYLRPEDFYNQVLDADWFYISSLSGNLELLKRLLLHASKYNIKVALNPGGGELANAAKLRKLLSQVHILMANRQEMQLLFGGETPVETMVNAMPECHYVVMTDGPRGSYATVGNIIYYTGQYKKVKVVDRLGAGDAFCSGFVAAIAKGMPIEDAMSLGSANSTSVVEQIGAKAGILREGHKVKRMKVKRASI from the coding sequence ATGGATCATTCGCATATCAGAGTAATTTCTATCGGTTCGGCCACTCAAGATGTGTTTTTAATGGGCAAGAACTTGGCAGCTAAGCGTGATGTACGCACCCATAGCTATGTGGAGCAGTTTCCGCTGGGCGCCAAGCTCGATATTGAGGCTGTGCATTACGATACTGGCGGCGGAGCGGCTAATGCGGCCGTGACCTTTGCCCGCCAAGGCCTCACTAGTTCATATTCTGGCAAAATCGGCCGCGATCCGGCCGGCGCCGAGATTATGAGGGTACTCAAGAAAGAGGGCATTATTACCAGTCATGTAAAAATAGACCACAAGCATGGCACCGGATACTCCACTATTCTGCTGGCCCCCAATGGTGAGCGTACTATTCTCTCTTATCGTGGAGCCTCCAGTTATTTGCGCCCTGAGGATTTTTATAATCAAGTTCTGGATGCCGATTGGTTCTACATCTCTTCGCTTAGCGGTAATCTGGAATTACTCAAGCGCTTATTGCTGCATGCAAGTAAGTACAACATAAAAGTAGCACTCAACCCCGGCGGGGGAGAACTGGCCAATGCCGCTAAGCTGCGCAAACTGCTCAGCCAAGTGCATATACTAATGGCCAACCGCCAAGAGATGCAGCTGCTGTTCGGCGGCGAAACGCCGGTAGAAACTATGGTAAACGCGATGCCGGAATGCCATTACGTGGTGATGACAGACGGCCCTCGCGGCAGCTATGCTACCGTCGGTAATATCATTTACTACACCGGTCAGTATAAGAAGGTGAAGGTGGTGGATAGGCTGGGCGCGGGTGACGCCTTTTGCTCTGGGTTCGTAGCCGCGATTGCCAAAGGCATGCCGATAGAAGACGCCATGAGCCTAGGCAGCGCTAATTCGACCTCTGTAGTGGAGCAGATCGGAGCCAAAGCCGGAATTTTACGGGAAGGGCATAAAGTTAAGCGGATGAAAGTAAAAAGAGCCTCCATATGA
- a CDS encoding fructose bisphosphate aldolase: protein MRSEQLEKIKQGKGFIAALDQSGGSTPGALASYGIPESAYSSEAEMFELVHKMRTRIVTSPAFSGECILGAILFKATAESQIDGLDSADYLWQRKQIVPFLKTDNGLAEESNGVQLMKPVPGLPELLAFAAGKNIFGTKMRSLIKSYSKAGIAEAVSQQFEFARQVTAAGLVPIVEPEVDIHAADKAECEQELRSQLQSELDALNPGQEVMLKLTLPEEDDFYRPLTEHPRVIRVLALSGGYGTREACVRLKRNHNVIASFNRALSEGLSASQTDEEFNKMLEDTIAAVYDASTNKQ from the coding sequence ATGCGTAGTGAGCAATTAGAAAAAATCAAACAAGGTAAAGGGTTCATTGCGGCCCTAGATCAAAGTGGCGGCAGCACACCTGGCGCCTTGGCTAGCTACGGCATACCAGAGAGCGCGTACTCCAGTGAGGCCGAAATGTTTGAGCTGGTCCACAAAATGCGCACTAGAATAGTCACCAGCCCAGCCTTTAGCGGCGAGTGTATATTAGGCGCGATTCTATTCAAGGCTACCGCGGAGAGCCAGATAGACGGTCTGGATAGCGCTGATTACTTGTGGCAGCGTAAACAGATTGTGCCATTCCTGAAGACCGATAATGGTTTAGCCGAGGAATCAAATGGGGTGCAGCTAATGAAGCCGGTGCCAGGACTGCCAGAGCTGCTCGCGTTTGCCGCTGGGAAGAACATCTTCGGCACCAAGATGCGCTCGCTTATCAAAAGCTACTCCAAGGCCGGTATCGCCGAGGCAGTCAGCCAGCAGTTTGAGTTTGCGCGCCAAGTGACAGCTGCCGGGTTGGTACCGATCGTAGAACCCGAAGTAGACATTCATGCCGCGGATAAGGCTGAGTGCGAGCAGGAGCTGCGCAGCCAACTGCAGTCAGAGCTGGATGCCCTAAACCCAGGTCAGGAAGTCATGCTTAAGCTGACCTTGCCGGAGGAGGATGATTTTTACCGCCCGCTTACCGAGCATCCTCGGGTCATCAGAGTTCTGGCGCTATCAGGGGGCTATGGAACCCGCGAAGCTTGCGTTCGCTTAAAGCGCAATCATAATGTTATAGCCAGCTTTAACAGAGCACTCTCGGAGGGCTTAAGTGCCAGCCAGACCGATGAAGAGTTTAATAAGATGCTAGAGGATACTATTGCAGCCGTATACGATGCCTCTACAAATAAACAGTAG
- a CDS encoding transketolase family protein has translation MKLNPDLHKKEVEQEAIRVGFGRGLVTAGERNGQIVALCADLTESTKMDGFAKAFPERFVEVGVAEQNLVTVAAGMALVGKVPFVSSYAAFSPGRNWEQIRTTICLNDTNVKIAGSHAGVSVGPDGATHQMLEDIALMRALPNMMVVVPCDSLEAEKATMAIAAHTGPAYIRLAREKSPIVTTAETPFALGKAQVFREGSDVTIAACGPMVYQALEAAEMLAKKKIKAEVINVPVVKPLDTMTLLASIRKTGRVVTVEEAQINGGLGGAIAELVGENHPVPLRRIGMKDRFGESGKPDELLEHFGLTAPHIVKIVEELVK, from the coding sequence ATGAAGCTCAACCCAGACTTGCATAAGAAGGAGGTTGAGCAGGAGGCGATTCGCGTCGGCTTCGGTCGTGGGCTAGTGACGGCCGGGGAGCGCAATGGGCAGATTGTGGCTCTGTGCGCGGACCTGACCGAATCGACCAAAATGGACGGATTCGCCAAGGCTTTCCCCGAACGTTTCGTGGAAGTCGGCGTGGCCGAGCAGAACTTAGTGACGGTTGCGGCCGGAATGGCCCTTGTGGGCAAGGTACCGTTCGTTTCCTCTTACGCGGCATTCTCCCCCGGGCGCAACTGGGAGCAGATTCGCACCACCATCTGCCTGAATGATACTAACGTTAAAATTGCCGGCTCCCATGCTGGAGTATCGGTGGGCCCAGACGGCGCCACCCACCAGATGCTGGAAGACATCGCCCTAATGCGCGCGCTGCCGAATATGATGGTAGTAGTGCCCTGCGACAGCCTGGAGGCCGAAAAGGCTACCATGGCCATTGCCGCCCACACCGGCCCGGCCTATATCCGCCTGGCGCGCGAAAAGTCTCCGATTGTAACAACGGCCGAGACGCCTTTTGCACTGGGCAAAGCCCAGGTATTCCGCGAGGGCAGCGATGTCACAATAGCGGCCTGCGGGCCGATGGTCTACCAAGCGCTTGAGGCAGCGGAGATGCTCGCTAAAAAGAAGATTAAGGCCGAGGTCATAAACGTGCCGGTTGTAAAGCCGCTTGATACAATGACCTTGCTGGCTTCCATCCGCAAGACCGGCCGAGTGGTTACGGTTGAAGAAGCTCAGATTAACGGCGGCCTGGGCGGAGCGATTGCCGAACTAGTCGGCGAAAACCACCCCGTGCCGCTAAGAAGGATTGGAATGAAAGATAGGTTCGGTGAATCGGGCAAGCCAGATGAGCTGCTTGAGCATTTCGGTCTGACCGCCCCGCATATTGTTAAAATTGTCGAGGAACTTGTTAAATGA
- a CDS encoding transketolase — MMTIPQLEKQANEIRQDIIKMLVQAGSGHSAGPLGMADIFTALYFRILRHDPKDPDWPERDRLVLSNGHIVPVRYATMARAGYFPVSELATLRKFSSRLQGHPERKRLPGMETTSGPLGSGLSQACGMAMALKIDGVKDRRIYCLMSDGELEEGNIWEAALFGAKYNLHNLTAIIDRNNIQIDGPTETVMPLEDLPAKWRAFGWHVVEIDGHNMQQVIDACNMAKSVSEQPTVIIAYTTPGKGVDFMEHDFRWHGKPPNKEEAKKALHELRTLKGRIRGEHE; from the coding sequence ATGATGACGATACCCCAGCTAGAGAAGCAGGCTAACGAGATCCGGCAGGACATAATTAAGATGCTGGTACAAGCCGGCAGCGGGCACTCGGCCGGCCCGCTTGGCATGGCCGATATTTTTACGGCCCTGTACTTTAGAATTCTGCGCCACGACCCAAAGGACCCCGATTGGCCGGAGCGCGATAGGCTAGTGCTTTCGAATGGCCACATTGTGCCGGTGCGTTATGCCACTATGGCTAGGGCCGGGTATTTTCCCGTTAGTGAGCTTGCGACTCTGCGCAAATTCAGCTCCCGACTGCAGGGCCATCCGGAGCGCAAACGCCTGCCGGGTATGGAAACCACTAGCGGCCCCTTGGGCAGCGGGCTTTCTCAGGCCTGTGGTATGGCAATGGCACTGAAAATAGATGGCGTAAAAGATAGACGTATATACTGCTTGATGAGCGACGGCGAGCTGGAGGAGGGGAACATTTGGGAGGCCGCTCTGTTCGGCGCCAAATACAATCTGCATAATCTTACCGCCATTATCGACCGCAATAATATTCAGATCGATGGCCCAACCGAGACCGTAATGCCGCTGGAAGACCTGCCGGCCAAGTGGCGGGCATTCGGCTGGCACGTAGTTGAAATCGACGGCCATAATATGCAGCAAGTTATTGATGCCTGCAATATGGCTAAATCAGTCAGCGAACAACCGACCGTAATAATCGCCTACACCACACCGGGCAAGGGAGTGGACTTTATGGAGCATGATTTCCGCTGGCACGGCAAACCGCCGAATAAAGAGGAGGCCAAAAAAGCTTTGCATGAATTGAGAACGCTTAAAGGGCGTATTCGTGGAGAGCACGAATGA
- a CDS encoding RpiB/LacA/LacB family sugar-phosphate isomerase, which yields MKVFLGTDHNGFEMKNAIREHLQHSNYEVEDKGAITLDAADDYPKYAYSVATEVLGEEKAFGILVCGSGQGMAIAANRVRGIRAALIWSPAEARAARHDDDANILVLPAHMIDMDTALAIVDNFLEQAFSGEERYVRRIQQIEQLYG from the coding sequence ATGAAAGTTTTTCTGGGAACTGATCACAACGGATTTGAGATGAAGAATGCGATTCGCGAGCATCTGCAGCATTCGAATTATGAGGTGGAAGACAAGGGGGCAATAACTTTGGATGCGGCTGATGATTATCCTAAGTATGCCTACTCTGTAGCCACCGAGGTACTGGGGGAAGAAAAGGCATTTGGTATTCTGGTCTGCGGCAGCGGCCAGGGTATGGCGATTGCGGCTAACCGTGTACGCGGCATACGTGCAGCGCTTATTTGGAGCCCGGCTGAGGCTAGGGCCGCCCGGCACGACGACGACGCCAACATTCTAGTACTTCCCGCCCATATGATAGATATGGACACGGCGCTTGCGATTGTGGATAACTTTCTGGAGCAGGCGTTCTCTGGCGAAGAGAGATATGTGAGAAGGATCCAGCAGATAGAACAATTATATGGTTGA
- the gap gene encoding type I glyceraldehyde-3-phosphate dehydrogenase — protein sequence MAIRVAINGFGRIGRNTFKIAFDNPELEVVAVNDLTDTKTLAHLLKHDSNYGLYHQEVDCDEQHIIVGKHKVQVLAEKDPAALPWKELAIDVVVESTGRFTHYEDAKKHLTAGAKRVIISAPAKEETIPTYVIGVNEDQISAKDTVVSNASCTTNSITPVAAVIEAEFGIEKAMMTTIHSYTASQALQDGPAKDLREARNAAENIVPTTTGASKAAARAFPALKGIFEGLSIRVPTPVVSLSDFTFVTKKDTTIEEVNAALIHASQSPRLKHILAVTEEELVSSDFIGNTFSAIADLKLTNVVGGNLVKVVAWYDNEWGYCNRMVEEIVLVGRTI from the coding sequence ATGGCTATTCGAGTCGCTATTAATGGGTTTGGCCGCATTGGCCGCAATACCTTCAAGATCGCCTTCGATAATCCGGAGCTGGAGGTGGTAGCTGTCAACGACCTAACTGATACCAAGACCCTGGCTCATCTCTTAAAACACGATTCGAACTACGGCCTTTACCATCAAGAAGTCGATTGCGACGAACAGCATATTATTGTCGGTAAGCATAAAGTCCAGGTACTGGCCGAAAAAGATCCGGCCGCTCTGCCGTGGAAAGAGCTGGCCATTGATGTGGTGGTAGAGAGTACCGGCCGTTTTACCCATTATGAAGATGCCAAAAAGCACCTGACTGCTGGCGCTAAGCGCGTAATTATTTCTGCTCCGGCCAAAGAAGAAACTATTCCCACCTACGTCATTGGTGTAAATGAAGATCAGATTAGTGCCAAAGACACCGTGGTTTCCAATGCCTCCTGCACCACCAATAGCATTACCCCGGTAGCGGCTGTAATAGAGGCCGAATTCGGTATAGAAAAGGCCATGATGACCACTATTCACTCCTATACCGCCAGCCAAGCCTTGCAGGACGGGCCGGCCAAGGATCTGCGCGAGGCGCGCAATGCTGCTGAGAACATTGTGCCGACTACAACCGGCGCCTCTAAGGCGGCCGCCCGGGCCTTCCCCGCGCTTAAGGGTATTTTTGAGGGCCTGAGCATTCGGGTGCCAACACCGGTTGTCAGCCTGAGCGATTTTACCTTTGTGACCAAAAAGGATACGACGATAGAGGAGGTAAACGCAGCCCTAATACATGCATCTCAAAGCCCGCGCCTCAAGCATATTTTGGCCGTGACCGAAGAGGAGCTTGTTTCCAGTGATTTCATTGGTAATACTTTTTCAGCCATTGCCGACCTGAAGCTTACAAACGTAGTCGGCGGTAATTTGGTAAAGGTCGTAGCTTGGTACGATAACGAATGGGGTTACTGCAATCGCATGGTGGAAGAGATCGTACTAGTAGGCAGAACTATTTGA
- a CDS encoding DUF3105 domain-containing protein, with the protein MWLGVAVAAVAAVMIGVFYLGGGNKPPAETPSTKTNAGTKHADQGQEHITNGAAHEPYNSDLPSSGPHYTSPAPWGVKEQELADETLIHNMEHGGIVIAYKPDLPKAQIDKLKNLFNTLPRSQQFGSIKAIVVPRAKNSNAVQLAAWTYTLNLDNVDEKQIIEFYKSHLDKGPELVP; encoded by the coding sequence ATGTGGTTAGGTGTAGCTGTCGCTGCAGTCGCAGCAGTTATGATCGGTGTTTTTTACTTAGGCGGGGGCAACAAGCCGCCGGCCGAGACTCCGAGCACGAAGACAAATGCCGGTACCAAGCATGCCGATCAGGGCCAGGAACACATTACAAACGGCGCTGCCCATGAGCCTTATAATTCCGATCTGCCCAGCTCTGGGCCGCATTACACAAGCCCTGCTCCCTGGGGGGTAAAAGAGCAGGAGCTGGCCGACGAGACATTAATACATAATATGGAGCACGGTGGTATTGTAATCGCTTACAAGCCGGATCTGCCGAAGGCCCAGATAGATAAGCTAAAGAACTTGTTTAATACTTTGCCCCGCAGCCAACAGTTTGGCAGCATCAAAGCGATTGTGGTGCCAAGAGCCAAAAACAGCAACGCCGTCCAATTGGCGGCCTGGACATACACCCTAAATCTCGATAATGTCGATGAAAAGCAGATTATTGAATTTTACAAAAGCCATCTCGATAAAGGACCAGAGCTGGTACCCTAG
- a CDS encoding plastocyanin/azurin family copper-binding protein, protein MKKFTIIVLVILLAAAGVGTYMYLGGGRQPQTLEQPASSSENPVATNEVIMQNTAFNPKTITIKKGTLVTWTNQDADLHDVISDQTDGPRSALLGKGESYSFTFTKAGTYTYLCQPHAGMTGTVIVTE, encoded by the coding sequence GTGAAGAAGTTTACTATTATCGTTCTAGTAATTCTGCTAGCTGCCGCCGGAGTCGGCACCTATATGTACCTAGGTGGTGGCAGACAACCACAAACATTGGAGCAGCCAGCTTCTTCATCTGAAAACCCTGTGGCCACAAATGAGGTTATCATGCAAAATACTGCCTTTAACCCCAAGACCATCACCATTAAAAAGGGCACCCTAGTCACATGGACCAACCAAGATGCAGACTTGCATGATGTAATCAGTGATCAGACCGATGGCCCAAGGAGCGCACTTTTGGGTAAGGGTGAAAGCTACAGCTTTACTTTTACCAAAGCCGGTACTTATACCTATCTTTGCCAGCCGCATGCAGGGATGACAGGTACCGTCATTGTCACTGAGTAG
- a CDS encoding FAD-dependent oxidoreductase, which yields MEEYDVVIVGAGPTGLAAAIYTTREDLKTMVLEAEVVGGMIATTEHVDNYPGFPEGIGGIELADNLCKQAKRFGAEIKTGIRVQSIASHEEGVAVTTSGGEFKAKAILLAMGTAYRKLGVLGEKELTGKGVHYCATCDGAFYRGKHLLAIGGGNSALQEGQFLTKFADKVTMLVRGPALKGTQILAEQAVQNPKIDIQFNTAVDSFDSEEGKFTGAAIRNTKTGEVSHIQADGAFVFIGLIPNTGWVKGAVALDERGFVKVDKNFAASQPGVFAAGDIRGGSTGQIASAVGEGVTAAIAIRHHIDSMNRRPAKSPQY from the coding sequence GTGGAGGAATATGATGTAGTCATAGTCGGTGCTGGTCCCACCGGCCTAGCTGCCGCCATCTACACTACGCGTGAAGATTTAAAGACGATGGTTTTGGAAGCTGAGGTGGTAGGTGGAATGATAGCCACCACCGAGCATGTCGATAACTACCCGGGGTTCCCAGAGGGCATCGGCGGTATTGAGCTGGCCGATAATTTATGTAAGCAGGCTAAGCGCTTCGGCGCCGAGATAAAAACCGGCATTCGGGTGCAATCGATTGCAAGCCATGAAGAAGGTGTAGCAGTTACGACTTCAGGCGGGGAATTTAAAGCCAAGGCCATCTTGCTCGCCATGGGTACGGCATACCGAAAGCTGGGTGTACTGGGAGAGAAGGAGCTGACCGGCAAGGGGGTGCATTACTGTGCTACTTGCGACGGCGCTTTTTACCGCGGTAAGCATTTGCTGGCTATAGGAGGCGGTAACTCGGCTCTGCAAGAAGGTCAGTTTTTAACCAAGTTTGCTGATAAAGTGACAATGCTGGTGCGCGGACCGGCCCTAAAAGGCACACAAATCCTGGCTGAGCAGGCGGTGCAGAACCCCAAGATCGACATTCAGTTTAATACCGCGGTTGATAGCTTTGATAGTGAGGAAGGGAAGTTTACCGGTGCTGCCATTCGTAATACCAAAACCGGTGAAGTGAGCCACATTCAGGCCGACGGCGCTTTTGTATTCATCGGTCTTATTCCGAATACCGGTTGGGTGAAGGGTGCTGTGGCGTTGGACGAACGAGGGTTTGTAAAAGTCGATAAGAACTTTGCTGCCAGTCAGCCTGGCGTATTTGCGGCCGGCGACATTCGTGGGGGCTCTACCGGCCAGATCGCAAGCGCCGTGGGGGAGGGGGTTACAGCTGCTATTGCCATACGCCATCACATAGATTCCATGAACCGTCGTCCTGCCAAATCGCCTCAGTATTAA
- a CDS encoding glutaredoxin family protein has protein sequence MPKVKIYTTATCKFCGAEKEFLAEHNIAFEEVAVDTDQKAAEEMVKASGQLAVPFTVIQKNDGSEEHILGFDQQRLSQALGI, from the coding sequence ATGCCAAAAGTTAAGATTTACACCACGGCTACCTGTAAATTTTGCGGGGCCGAAAAAGAGTTTCTTGCCGAACACAATATAGCTTTTGAAGAAGTTGCGGTGGATACCGACCAAAAAGCGGCCGAAGAGATGGTAAAAGCCAGCGGTCAGCTGGCAGTGCCTTTTACTGTCATTCAAAAAAACGACGGTAGTGAAGAGCATATTCTGGGATTCGATCAGCAGCGATTAAGCCAAGCACTGGGGATTTAA
- a CDS encoding GTP-binding protein produces MKKIPITAITGFLGSGKTTLLNHILENNQGLKIGVVVNDYGQINIDSKLIAARTDKTLELTNGCMCCSLSSLELDEAISQFAHPGSQIDYIIIEASGLAEPSDLAATLRAAMGRYTRLDSIIAIIDAYNLEKNAAEHDSAIRQIEYSDFVIINKTDLVPKSKVDDITKLIKGMNERVRIFTAKHAQVDVRLLLGQEPERAEHKEPGHKHKHAHDDYSSVSFETDKALDPLKFQNFVNKQIPNEVYRAKGFVNLGNKGHRRKYLFQLVGKRADITWTDWGEEKPQTALVFIGKGFDKAKTLAQIEACIDPEPTKYDPGIEVVLPRREL; encoded by the coding sequence ATGAAGAAGATTCCGATTACTGCCATTACCGGCTTTTTGGGCTCAGGCAAGACCACCCTGCTCAACCATATTCTGGAAAACAACCAGGGTTTAAAAATCGGCGTGGTCGTGAATGATTACGGGCAGATTAATATCGATTCCAAGCTGATTGCCGCCCGCACAGATAAAACGCTAGAGCTGACCAACGGCTGTATGTGCTGCAGTTTGAGTTCGCTAGAGCTAGATGAAGCCATTAGCCAGTTCGCCCACCCCGGCAGCCAGATAGATTACATTATTATAGAAGCAAGTGGACTGGCCGAGCCTTCAGACCTGGCCGCCACCCTGCGCGCTGCCATGGGCCGCTACACCCGGCTAGACAGCATCATTGCGATTATTGATGCCTACAATTTAGAGAAGAATGCCGCAGAACACGATTCGGCTATACGTCAGATAGAATACAGCGACTTTGTGATTATTAATAAGACCGATCTGGTGCCGAAGAGCAAAGTCGATGATATAACCAAACTGATTAAAGGCATGAACGAACGGGTGCGCATTTTTACGGCCAAGCACGCCCAGGTGGATGTGCGTTTGCTCCTGGGTCAGGAACCGGAGCGGGCTGAGCACAAGGAACCAGGGCATAAACACAAGCACGCGCATGATGATTATTCCAGTGTCAGCTTTGAGACAGATAAGGCCTTAGACCCGCTGAAGTTCCAGAACTTCGTGAACAAGCAAATACCAAATGAAGTTTACCGGGCTAAAGGCTTCGTGAACTTAGGTAATAAAGGCCACCGACGCAAATATCTCTTTCAGTTGGTAGGCAAACGAGCCGACATTACCTGGACAGACTGGGGCGAGGAAAAGCCCCAGACTGCTCTGGTGTTTATAGGCAAAGGGTTCGATAAAGCCAAGACACTCGCGCAAATTGAGGCTTGTATTGATCCGGAACCAACTAAGTACGATCCTGGTATTGAGGTGGTACTCCCCCGCCGGGAGCTATAG
- a CDS encoding tail fiber domain-containing protein: MLNLSKSIQLHPRLGGGGSDLFPLRNQSGHLLLNKLFLLTTVVIIGASAGLIADRFITYPGERGQTGTAGINGANGIDGQDGTIGLAGEIGPQGLQGAIGDQGPEGPSGSIGDSQLSSNVALLDRNSQTFTGNNQLFRNNTDSTTAFGVQNTAGGTILNVDTSNGYVGIGTATPSRNLHVMGSLGVGAGLITDGFVNFFGTLSNTAPGATAGVHSSIMVNPASSSSTEFRSFVMSAEVPTTNTQTLTGNVMGGHFETRWQGSGSATSLIGGRLATWIPGAGQSFGTITNTYGAQVQGLAEFAATAITGTVTRATGLLVQNSSSNNNLLQNSVGIDVAGQTAGIISDIGVRIAKADTYTLQLSDTGGTAAGGITFGTDTNLYRQGVGVLQTDGSLRSLRASASDLAYLSAVTSDSINRFAIRADGSMEWGPGGASVRDTSLYRSTSAGLPVLRTDQTGGFIVGGTGVTGGRIGSINQTTAGNSFTTFVSGETQNRFVINATGKHDWSDGTNVADTNLYRGAANELRTDDDLRVGTGTTGCVKDADATVIAGSCSSDERLKKNITNVSDILSSFGQLKVVNYDWRSDEFPEYNFGTATQTGLIAQDVELLFPSLVSTDSNGYKTLDYTGLGILNIKATTELDAKTKGLEQRIATLEQVQGQGSDFANLNVSGTATINNLVVTGTATFEGGITIAGHIKGNEDTRGEVVIPAGQTSVHKAFLKPYSTKPFIVASPVGTPIIYSIESDKIGFTIKIAEPDTIERVFYYMVQE, translated from the coding sequence TTGCTTAATCTTTCTAAATCCATACAACTCCACCCCCGACTAGGAGGGGGTGGTAGTGATTTATTCCCGCTCCGAAACCAATCTGGCCACCTCCTTTTAAATAAACTCTTCTTATTAACTACAGTTGTCATCATCGGAGCTTCGGCTGGCCTTATAGCCGACCGGTTCATTACCTACCCAGGTGAGCGTGGCCAAACCGGAACAGCCGGGATTAACGGTGCTAATGGCATAGATGGGCAAGATGGCACCATAGGTCTAGCAGGCGAGATTGGCCCACAGGGTTTGCAAGGTGCCATTGGCGACCAAGGCCCCGAAGGCCCTAGTGGCAGCATTGGCGACTCCCAATTATCTTCTAACGTCGCCTTACTCGACCGCAACTCCCAGACTTTCACTGGTAATAATCAGCTGTTTAGGAATAATACCGATTCTACTACTGCTTTCGGCGTACAGAATACGGCAGGGGGTACGATTCTAAATGTCGATACCAGCAATGGCTATGTGGGCATTGGCACTGCTACGCCGAGCCGGAACTTGCATGTAATGGGTAGCTTGGGGGTTGGAGCGGGGTTAATTACAGATGGGTTTGTAAATTTCTTTGGCACCCTTAGTAATACTGCGCCTGGTGCTACTGCTGGTGTACATAGTTCAATCATGGTCAACCCAGCTTCAAGCTCCTCGACTGAGTTTCGATCGTTCGTAATGTCAGCGGAAGTTCCAACCACCAATACCCAAACACTTACTGGTAATGTCATGGGCGGACATTTCGAAACCCGATGGCAGGGTAGTGGCAGCGCGACATCACTTATAGGCGGCCGGTTGGCTACCTGGATTCCAGGTGCTGGCCAAAGCTTTGGTACTATTACCAATACATACGGTGCTCAAGTCCAGGGGTTGGCCGAGTTTGCTGCGACAGCCATCACTGGCACTGTTACTAGGGCAACCGGCTTGTTGGTGCAGAATAGTAGCTCAAACAATAACTTACTGCAAAATTCTGTTGGGATTGATGTTGCCGGCCAGACTGCGGGTATTATCTCGGATATCGGAGTCAGGATCGCCAAGGCTGATACCTATACCTTGCAGCTGTCTGATACTGGGGGAACCGCTGCTGGGGGTATAACTTTTGGCACCGACACTAACCTCTATCGCCAAGGAGTAGGAGTATTACAAACTGACGGCTCATTACGATCTCTTAGGGCATCGGCTAGCGATCTTGCATATTTGTCAGCTGTTACTAGCGATAGCATCAATCGCTTTGCCATCAGGGCGGACGGGTCTATGGAATGGGGTCCAGGTGGAGCCAGTGTCCGCGACACCAGTCTTTACAGATCTACCAGTGCGGGGCTCCCGGTGCTTCGTACCGATCAAACTGGCGGTTTTATTGTAGGAGGAACAGGAGTCACGGGTGGGCGAATCGGTTCAATTAACCAGACTACTGCTGGTAATTCTTTCACTACCTTTGTCAGCGGAGAAACACAAAATCGCTTTGTAATTAATGCTACTGGCAAGCATGACTGGAGCGATGGTACCAATGTCGCCGATACCAACCTCTACCGCGGGGCGGCTAATGAACTTAGAACCGATGATGATCTGAGGGTTGGAACTGGTACCACCGGCTGTGTGAAGGATGCCGATGCCACAGTCATAGCCGGCAGCTGTTCCTCAGATGAAAGGTTAAAAAAGAACATTACGAATGTATCAGATATACTCTCTAGCTTCGGCCAGCTAAAGGTCGTGAATTATGATTGGCGCAGTGATGAGTTCCCAGAGTACAACTTTGGCACGGCTACTCAAACCGGTCTAATTGCCCAAGACGTAGAACTACTATTCCCAAGCTTAGTCTCAACCGACAGCAATGGTTATAAAACCCTAGACTACACCGGCCTGGGCATCCTGAACATTAAAGCCACTACAGAACTTGATGCAAAAACCAAAGGCCTTGAACAAAGAATTGCGACTCTAGAGCAAGTGCAGGGTCAGGGCAGTGACTTCGCAAACCTAAACGTATCCGGTACAGCTACCATTAATAACTTAGTAGTAACCGGTACTGCCACCTTCGAAGGGGGCATAACGATTGCCGGCCACATAAAAGGCAACGAAGACACTAGAGGAGAAGTTGTAATTCCAGCGGGGCAGACATCTGTCCATAAAGCTTTCCTAAAACCATACAGCACCAAACCATTCATTGTTGCCAGCCCAGTAGGCACGCCTATAATTTACTCTATAGAAAGCGATAAAATCGGCTTTACCATAAAAATAGCCGAACCGGATACAATCGAGAGAGTCTTCTATTATATGGTTCAAGAATAA